Genomic segment of Aquarana catesbeiana isolate 2022-GZ linkage group LG09, ASM4218655v1, whole genome shotgun sequence:
ATTTTGTTCTTTAATAGTAGATGCTCTTTGAGTAAGGTCCATTGGTCGAGTTTCCAATTTCCACTTCCTTCTTATAGCAGTTGGTCAGAAGATTGGCCTTTTTGGTCAGCTTTGTCAGGACAGTCAGGAGTCCCCTTAAATGGTGCTGAAATTGGTCCACCAGGTCTCCAGTCTCTTCCTCTGGAGCGTCCTCTGTGTCAGGGCAGAGTTTTTTCACAATTTGATTTTCTGAGTGAGCACCCCACTTCATGTCATGCCTTAGAGATTTCAGGAGAAGGTAGGAGTCGTACAGGTTTCTGTTTTCTACGACTTCTTTGGAATTCATGTTGTCTCCATTTTCCTCCTTGGCAGGGGTTATGTCTTGGAGCATGCTGGGAACCATAATGGTTTCATCCATGATGGTCGTGGCAGTGTTGAACCGGTGGATGGCATCCAGCAGGGAGTGGCGCTGGGGACTGTACTCCGACACCTCCATTGTGTAGCCTTTTCCTCGCTCAGATTAGAActctgggaaagaaaaaaaaaaaaaaaaaagttaagttgtCTACAGATCAAAAACGTACTTTAAATTTTTGGCATCTGCACATCTGAGCTTTGTTGCTGCATGCAAAGCAAAAAATGACCCATCAGTATTCTATAAAAAGGTTAAGAACCACACAGTCTTTACATGATGCCTTCAAAAAGTGCCCTTATTCCcgtagtgggaaaaaaaaaaaaaataaaaaaataaagttgttaCTCCATGAGATTACCAAATTTGTTAAAATTCTACAGGGGCAGATGGTAATTTTCTATTGAAGGCACCCCCCccgaactacatttcccaagagccctttccctaAAACACTGGGCAGGCTCTAGAGCAGGGGTAATAAATTTTAAAGGAGGTCTGGTCGCTAAAATTTTCTGCCAGCCAAGGTCTACATTTTAAAGTTTGTGCTATGACTCAAAGATCGTAGTTATTGTATGCATCAAAAATATAGCAGGTTTCCCCATAGATCAGGATTCCCCCATCAGAGCGCCCTTCTAGATCTGTTGTGATCCATCATAGTGCATGGTAGAACCCATGAAAGTGAACTGTGTGCCTGATGGATATGCCCCTGTAGTCAGGCAGGCGCTGGAAAAGTGTGCTGCATGGAGACATTTGTTGCAGGTGGCAGGGCACACATGACATCATTGGCTGCTAGGATGtcagtggtcctagcaaccaatgatttcTAAGCAGCAGGCTTACAATGCTGGAGACCGGTGGGCTGACGTTACAGAGAGCAGCATAGCTTGGTTCATGTCCAGGCTGCAGTCCATTTCAGGACCACTGCTATAGGAGATTCAAGGCAAGCAGCACTGATTGAATGGCAAAAACCAATGTACCAATGTATATATGTGAAATGTGACAAAGTGGAGTGGCGTGGGGGGGTAGTAGTCCTGTATTCCAAGCAGGAGATCTGTAGCCCAACAGGTGTTCTGTAGCCCAACAGGCAAAGCTGACATTGGGTATACACtgctggctaaacaaaaaaaaaaaaaaaaaaaaaaatcccctactgcgctattgtattctgtcaGAATACACAAATCAGAGTTCCAATGGCTGATCGATtgatggttttccagcaggaccagtCAACAGGAGCCAGTCTAACAATTGGCTTAGGTTGAACAGACAAGGGCTGCACAGATCAAAATTCAGTCGGTTCTTGCTAAACCAGACAAAATTTCAAtacatgtatacccagcttaacaTCACTGGTCAGGATATTTGTGCAGGCACATCCCCAGAACTATATCTCCCAAGAGCCCTTTTCCCTACACAGTGGGCAAGCAGCACTGGTTCACTGGGAACGCATGTAGGAGGGGAACAAAGATGGCGTAGGTGGAGTTCTGTATCccagcaggcagggctgacaatGCTAGTCAGGATTTTGGTGAAGATAGGTTCACACTGCAAGTTGGGGGGGGCATATTGGTAGGTCAGATTTTTCAAAACTTGTAGCCCATTTTTTCCCACCCGACTTTAATATGACAGATTTTAATCTGAAGATGTGCAAGACTGACAACTGCATCTGAACTTTAGAAGCCTAGAATATACCTAAATTCTTGGAGTTAACTACTAAAGGTCTTTGGTCTAAAATGTCTGGCTTGACTTGTTTATCATGAAAGACAGCTTGTTTGGGTGTAACCTTTTTTGGCATTCCTACCATGCAGTTAAGATAATGATCATACTGTAGACATTGTTTACGCCAAGCGTCTtggttctttacagtaagaaaaTAAACTGGCGATCAATTTTATCTTTAAAGAGAATCTGTACAGTTCTAAAATAATGCCGTTAGGGAATGTAGAAGCTTGTTTAGACATTTGGTGAATTGAATGCCTATGCAAATCTGTCATCTGGTTCATGATTCGTAGGTCATTTATGAGAATCAGTCTGAAGAGTTGACATCCCAACCAGTGGAGACTGGACATCATGAACACTTTAGCAGGAGGGGTGAAATGTTACCATTAGAATGTTCTCTTGGGTGACAAAGTTCACACCACTTGTACTGGTATGGTCAGGTACGTCCccctgggtacaatcagcctgaccATAGATGAATCAAATATGGTCTTGTCCCTGCTAAACcatccaagattcaaaccatggcCAGGTTTGTTTTTTTGATCCACCAGTGGGCTGGTTTCCACCATCCACACAGACTGGTGGATTGAATAACCAACCCACTAAATCGCATATTGGAATTGTCCATGCCCCTTTGACATTACATTGTCTTGTTTGTGCTGGCCCTGTTTCTCCATCCCTACATAACCTTTAAATAGCTTGGGGAGGAAGCAAAGGGAAATACTATAGATGGGACTGCTAACATCTCATCCAAGATGGCGGGACACACACGCAGGATCAGAACTTTTAGatgcacaagggaggcttttacaaaacacaacccccccccaatgcaCAAGATATATTAAATTAACATTTATCATAATATTCAATTTTGTTGAATTGAATGATCTGACGACAGGTGTCTTTAAAAGCTTTGGAGTAGCACACGATTTCAGAAACACAAAGTAAAAGTCCTATGAGCTCCTGGGTAAATGGCCATACATGGCCAATTCTCACCCAATTATGCAAAACCCAAGCCATGGGTGGCATCATTGTTGGTACCACCCAGCACAACAAACTTggagtagaaaaaaacaaaaaaacaaaagctaGATGGAAAGATATCGACCAAAAAGTGATAGCATCCCATCGGTCACGAGTGGCTGGATGACTACTACAATAGCCAGCCATGGAAATTCCTTCATCTATTCTATGAGTCTTGTTAGATTTCTCACTAAGTCTATGGCCTAAACAAGAGAAATCCATGCATGCATTGCTagcattaaagtacaactaaaggcaaaaacatTGACTCTGTCCAAGGGGGATTAGGggattttattgccatctgtgcccccattaggaagatttgTTGGGCCCAATGGATTCTCTTAATTCGCAAGGATTTCCCCACTTCCCATTttagctataggacaggaagtcaaagtactgtatatactcgagtataagctgagtttttcagcacatttttggtctcgagtgagggtctcgagtgactgtgcccatctgcagctgtatcttTGATAACTAAgacagtgggtgtctcccgctgtgtcatgcagtctgttcggcgaccgcccattgtaacaaagccccgcctcctcctcatccgtgataggacggaacactgatacaatgctgggaaactgtcagtgttccgtctatcacagacgaggaggaggcggggctttgttacaatggacggccaccgaacagactgcatgagaCACCCGCTGTCTTAGTGATCAAAAAGGTACAGCTGCAAATGGGCACGGTTTATCCAGTAGCTGCTGCACTTCCAACCCTAGGCTTATAtgcgagtcaataagttttcccagtttgtggtaaaattaggtgccaaGTCCTATACGGCAATATCCCCAGTGAGACGGAGACAGcagaaaaataaaactgaaaaggATTAGAATCCTCCCTTATGCTACAAGGACCTACTTATAATTGTAGGTGAATTTCATATGGCCATTGTCACATTGAAGGGTCTACAATTCAGTGtcacaatcagggctttttttcagctggaatttGGTGGAACTCtgttccaccacctctgactcaggCCTTCTGCTCCCGTCTTACTACTATCACTTGTAAACtcagaagtccagcttctgtgtttatcaGTGACAGCTTATCTCCTAACATATCCTACAGATCTGATCGGCTCCCacagagtgcaggatggggacaagggacatgAAAGTGCCCAGGGTGCAGTGCAGCTTCTAAAATGCCTACTGGATGATCCCCCCGTTAGTGATAGAGGCAGAGCCATttacagtgtgtggggaggtaaTAGAGCTatctgggtgcttcagcttaatacagcaacacaagtaagacatgtggaagattgTAGAGCTTCTAAGAAGGGAGAAAATTGGAGCAGTGAAAGGGGGTTTGCAtgcagagtagggttgccacctgtctgggaattcacccagacagttcggggtttgaatcatgtgtccgggtttcagtccacctgtaACCCAGGCACAATATTCAGAGAGGAATGTAGCTCAGAACagtgcctgataggagggtgagggggcactatgcacgccacattactattctttGGTGagtccaaaggtgtcccaggtcttttacaatcctaaagagtatgctaaaaaaaaaaaaaaaaaaaaaaaaaaaaaaaattctttgctcatagttgccaacagtcccgattttcccgggacaatcccgattttgggaccctcgtcccgattggagagtgtcccgaatcgggattttccataaggaaaatcgggaatgttggttttttttttttttttttttttttttttttggagcagcgggctccagcaaaatggcggccggcgctgccgctctagctgcctctagtggagaggggaagggggctcgatccgtgcagccaatgaagcggcttctttggctgcacggcccctcccctctccactgaagcgagcagaagacacggcgccggcgccgtgtcttcctgaaagttccccagccccgtactgcgcaagcgctgcgcctgcgcagtacagggggtccgccattgccgaggggaactttctcggcagaacaccggccgctcctccactgagcgggggccgggctgcattgagggggggaggctgcactaactgagggggggctgcactaactgagggggggctgcactaactgagggggggctgcactaactgagggggggctgcagtgagtggggctgcactaactgagggggggctgcagtgaggggggctgcactaactgagggagggctgcagtgagtggggctgcactaactgagggggggctgcactaactgagggggcatagttgccaacattgaaaaaaaaatatgtggggacacttttttttgctgtaggcggagccaatcaataattaggaggcggggcattcgtttgtaggcgtggcctagtaaaaataatagttgcggcgcgcgaagcgcgccgcggcgaaaaatgggcgtggcttacgcggaaagtgggcgtggcttacgcggaaagtgggcgtggcttacgcggaaagtgggcgtggctcaagagggtatggttagagtctgagatgaatgggggagagggaaagggggagagggaaagggggagagaggaatgacgggacagcagccccaggtcctacacaacaatagaaatatgtgtattctagaaagtttaacaatcagcagataaagatactccaaacacctggtgttaacgcttcaatcatcccggcaccatggttgttatggtgtcaggatgattgaagcgcattatttctattattacattgtaatataaaattaaatcattcaactcaccataatgcagaatcagtgggatccctgagcgtgtcactagccacgtcgcctgccaccagcagagtctgtccttgcatcaggtgcccccgccagagtctgtccttgcatcaggtgcccccgccagtgcagccccccctcagttagtgcagccccccctcagtgcagccccccctcagtgaagccccccctcagttaatgcagccccccctcagtgcagccccccttcagttagtgcagcccaccctcagtgcagccccccttcagttagtgcagcccaccctcagtgcagccccactcagttagtgcagcctcccccccttagtgcagcccccccagttagtgcagcctcccctcagtgcagccccccccagttagtacagcctcccccctcagtgcagcccccctcagtgcagcctcccctcagtgcagcccccccctcagttagtgcagccccccctcagttagtgcagccccactcactgcagccctccctcagttagtgcagcccccctcactgcagccccccctcagttagtgcagccccccctcagttagtgcagccccactcactgcagccctccctcagttagtgcagcccccctcactgcagccccccctcagttagtgcagcccccctcactgcagccccccctcagttagtgcagccccactcactgcagccctccctcagttagtgcagccccccctcagttagtgcagccccccctcagttagtgcagccccccctcagttagtgcagccccccctcagttagtgcagcctccccccctcaatgcagcccggcccccgctcagtggaggagcggccggtgttctgccgagaaagttcccctcggcaatggcggaccccctgtactgcgcaggcgcagcgcttgcgcagtacggggctggggaactttcaggaagacacggcgccggtgtcttgtcgaattcagtcccctatcatatagtgtcctccctgtactgcgcaggcgcagtacggaggacaaaggagacgccgaaagtctccgaagttcaacagctgatcgtcagctgtacacggcgcctgcgcatttattcttaccctatgtccaggatcattccccactatccaagtggacatagagttagaataaatatttgccgagcgcagcgaggccgtgcccgaagcgtggcgagcgaagcgagcccgcgaggggccctcttacactgccatcgctaacaggtgcccgagcgccgtgtacagctgatggtcagctgatcaccttcggacattttcggcatctcctgctcctccgtactgcgcaggcgcagcgcctgcgcagtacgaggcggacactatttgatacaaggacactatatggcagaacaccggcgccgtgtcttctgctcgcttcagtggagaggggaggggccgtgcagccaaagaagccgcttcattggctgcacggatcgagcccccttcccctctccactagaggcagctagagcggcagcgccggccgccattttgctggagcccgctgctccaaaaaaaaaaaaaaaaaaaaaaaaaaaaaaaaaaaccaacattcccgattttccttatggaaaatcccgattcgggacactctccaatcgggacgagggtcccaaaatcgggattgtcccgggaaaatcgggactgttggcaactatgagggggggctgcactaactgagggggggctgcagtgaggggggctgcactaactgagggagggctgcagtgagtggggctgcactaactgagggggggctgcactaactgaggggggggctgcactgaggggaggctgcactgaggggggctgcactgaggggggaggctgtactaactgggg
This window contains:
- the LOC141107432 gene encoding mid1-interacting protein 1-B-like, whose product is MEVSEYSPQRHSLLDAIHRFNTATTIMDETIMVPSMLQDITPAKEENGDNMNSKEVVENRNLYDSYLLLKSLRHDMKWGAHSENQIVKKLCPDTEDAPEEETGDLVDQFQHHLRGLLTVLTKLTKKANLLTNCYKKEVEIGNSTNGPYSKSIYY